The window AGATACGTCAGCAGCCCGACGCCCACGCCAAACAGCAGTCGCGCGCTGGGGCTTTTTGCGCCGGACACCGGTTCCGTGACGATGAAGAATGCGCCCAGCATGCTCGCGCCAGTGAGCAGATGAAACAGCGGCGAACCGTGGGAGTCGGAGCCCGAGCCGTTCCAGCACAGCAGGCTGATGATGAACAGGCTGGCGAGCATGCCGACCGGCGCATGCCAGCTGAACACCCGTCGTTGCAGCAGAAACGCACCGCCCGCCAGAAAGGCCAGGTTGACCCATTCCATGCCTCGGCCGCCGAAATGACCGAACGCCGGGTTGGCGGTAAACAGTTCATCCATCGTCAGGCTTTTGTTGATCCGCAGGCTGTCCAGCGCCGTGGCCTGGACCCAGGCATCCGGAGCCTGGCTGAGGCTGAACCCGAACACCTGCTGCAAACCGCCGATCAGGTCCAGTCCATGGGACGACGGCCAGAGGGTCATCTGTTGGGGAAAGGTCACCAGCACCAGGGCGAAGCCCAGCATTGCCGGGTTGAACGGGTTCTTGCCAACGCCGCCGTACAGGTGTTTGCCAAATACCATCGCGCACGCTGCGGCGAAGACCGTCAGCCACCACGGGCAATACGGCGGCAGGGCCAGCGCCAACAGCGTCGCGCTGACCAGTGCGCTGCCGTCGCTCAAGGTTGGCTTGAGCGCCTGCTTGCGCAAGCGCAACACGGCCGCTTCAACGGCCAGTGCGGTAACACCCGTCAGAACCAGGTTGATCAACACGCCCCAGCCATACAGCCAGAAAAACACCAGCAGCCCCGGCACGGTGGCCAGCAATACCAGCTTCATGGCTTGCTGAAGGCGCTCATCGACCGATTCAAGGGGCGGCATAGGCATCCACCTGACGCTCGGCTTCATTTACCGCCAGTTCCAGGGCTTCAATCTGCTCAGCCGGCGCTTTGCTGGCCTGGGCTTTCTTGAGTTCGGTGCGGCGCATGGCCAACTGGATCTTTGCCCGATTCAGCTGCGCATTTTTCGCCGGAACGACGGGGGCCGCGGCTGGCGGTGCAGCACTTTCCAGTTTCGCCAACGCCTGTTCGGCAGCCTCGAATTGCTGTTGCAAGACGATCAGTTGCGACTGCTGTTCGAAGGTCGGCGGATGCCCGAAGGCCTTGAGTGACTTGTTCAGTTGCGCCCGACTCATCGCCAGATCGATCTTGGCCTTTTTCAACGCCGCATCGGCATTGGCTGCCTTCTGTACACGGACACGCTCAAGAGCGGCTTGAACCGGGTCGAGTGTCGCTACCTCACTGTGCTGGGCGGCGCGCTGGGCCCGGGCCTGACGCTCGGCGATTTTCTGTTCTTCTTCGCGATGCAGGCGCGCGTTGCGCTGTTCGAATCGCTGCCGTGCGTGATTGCGTTTGGCCGTCCGGGCGCGTTGCTCCTCAAGGCTGAACGCCAGACCGCCGACAACCGGCAGCACCGTGTCCAGCGGCAATGGCCGCATCTCGATGCAATCCACCGGGCAGGGCGCCACGCACAAGTCGCAACCGGTGCATTCATCGATGATCACCGTGTGCATCAATTTCGCCGCGCCGACAATGGCATCCACAGGGCATGCCTGGATGCACTTGGTGCAACCAATACACTCCGCTTCACGAATATAGGCGATCTGCGCCGGGGCCGAACCGCGACTGACGTCCAGTTCCAGCACTGGCACTTTCAACAGCTCGGCCAGGGCCGCGATGGTCTCGCTGCCGCCGGGCGGGCATTTGTTGATCGGTTCGCCATTGGCAATGCCTTCGGCGTACGGTTTGCATCCGGGGTGGCCGCACTTGCCGCATTGGGTCTGCGGCAACAGGGCGTCGATGCGTTGAATCAGACTCATGTTTTGATCAGTCCGCTGAATCCGAGAAAGGCCACTGCTATCAGTCCAGCGCCGATCAGGTCGATGGGCAGGCCGCGAAAGGGCAGGGGGATATCATTTTCGAGGGTGCGTTGGCGCAAGTCGCTGAACAGGCTCAGTACCAGCCAGAACCCCAGCCCGGCGCCCAGGCTCAGGGCCACGGCGTGGAAGAAGCCTTTGTCGTCCTGAGCATTGAGCAGCGTCAAGCCGAGTACGCCGGCGTTGCCCAGCAGCAGGGGCCAGAGGCCATTGAACGCAAATTTTGGAAGTGACCGGGAAAGCACTTTCAGCAGCGGGCCAATCAGCAGAACGCTTAATGGCAGGAAGACAAAAAGGCGCAGCGACGTCAGCTCCAGCGGGACCAGCAACCAACGGTAGGCCACGTAGCCCAGCGTGCCGACGATCAGCATCAAACACGTGGTCGCAAGGCCCAATGCGTGAACTTGCCGATGCTCGTTGCCCAGCAGCGGATCGACGCCCAGCGGCCAGTGCAACACGAGGTTGTTGATCAGGGCAGTGCTGATAAGCGTAAGAAGCAATTCGGTCATGGTCGTGCCGGCAAGAACGGGGCTTTTTAACGGAGCGGTCTAAAAAGCTTAGGCATTATCCGGCAAGGACGGAGGGTGGGCCAGACATGAAAATCCCACAGTCGCGCCAGGCACGACTGTGGGATTGGTTTACCGCACAGCCTTACTTGATGCGCTGGCCTGGCTTGGCGCCGCTGTCAGGGCTGAGCAGGTAGATTTCTTCACCGCCAGGGCCGGCCGCCATCACCATGCCTTCGGAGATGCCGAACTTCATTTTCCGGGGCTTGAGGTTGGCGATCATCATGGTCAGGCGACCATTGAGCTTGGACGGATCCGGATAAGCGCTCTTGATCCCGGAGAACACGTTGCGTTGCTCGTCACCGATGTCCAGGGTCAGGCGCAGCAGTTTGTCGGCACCTTCCACGTGTTCGGCCTTGAGGATCAGGGCGACGCGCAGGTCGATAGCGGCAAAGGTATCGAACTCGATTTCCGGTGACAGCGGATCCTTGGCCAGTTCGCCATTGCCGGCAGGTGCAGCATCGCCGGTGTCGGTAGCGCTGGCGGTCAGGTCTTCTTTCGAGGCGTCGCTCATGGCTTGCACTTTTACCGGGTCGATACGGGTCATCAACGGTTTGAACTCGTTCAGTTGATGGTTGCTGAGCAAGGTCGCGTGGTCGTCCCAGGTCAGCGGCGCGACGTTCAGGAACGCCTCGGCGTCGGCGGCCAGCAGCGGCAGCACCGGCTTGAGGAAAATCACCAGCTGGCGGAACAGGTTGACGCCCAGGGCGCAGATGGCCTGGACTTCGTCTTGCTTGCCTTCTTGTTTGTTCAGCGACCACGGCGCCTTGTCGGCAATCCAGGCATTGGCACGGTCGGCCAGGCCCATGATCTCGCGCATGGCGCGGGCGAAGTCGCGAGCCTCGTAGGCTTCGGCGATGCTCGGCGCTGCGGCGAGGAACGCTTCGGTCAGTTCCGGCGCGGCATTGCCCGCCACCAGTACACCGGCGTTGCCTTTATGGATGAAACCGGCGCAACGGCTGGCAATGTTGACGACTTTGCCGACCAGATCGGAATTGACCTTCTGCACGAAGTCTTCGAGGTTCAGGTCCAGGTCATCGACGCCACGGCTCAGCTTGGCCGCGTAGTAGTAACGCAGGTATTCCGGCGACAGGTGGTCGAGATAGGTCCGGGCCTTGATGAAGGTGCCGCGGGATTTGGACATTTTCTGACCGTTGACGGTCAGGTAGCCGTGTACGTTGATACCGGTCGGTTTACGGAAACCGGCGCCTTCGAGCATGGCTGGCCAGAACAGGGCGTGGAAGTTGACGATGTCCTTGCCGATGAAATGGTACAGCTCGGCGGTGGAATCCTTGCCCCAGAACGCGTCGAAGTCCAGTTCCGGCGTGCGGTCGCAAAGGTTCTTGAAGCTGGCCATGTAGCCGATCGGCGCATCCAGCCAGACGTAGAAGTACTTGCCTGGCTCGTCGGGGATTTCGAAACCGAAGTACGGCGCATCACGGGAGATGTCCCACTGTTGCAGGCCGGCGTCCAGCCATTCGGCGATTTTGTTCGCCACGGCTTCTTGCAGGGTACCGCTGCGGGTCCAGGCTTGCAGCATTTCCTGGAAGTCCGGCAGTTTGAAGAAGAAGTGCTGGGAATCCTTGAGCACCGGAGTGGCGCCGGAGATCGCCGACTTTGGATCCTTCAGGTCGGTTGGCGCGTAGGTCGCACCGCATTTTTCGCAGTTGTCGCCGTACTGGTCTTCGGTGCCGCATTTCGGGCAGGTGCCCTTGATGAAGCGGTCGGCCAGGAACATTTTCTTTTCCGGGTCGAAGTACTGAGTGATCGAGCGCGTGGCAATGTGCCCGGCGTCGCGCAGCTTCAGGTAGATCTGGCTCGACAGCTCACGGTTTTCTTCGGCGTGAGTGGAGTGGAAGTTGTCGAAGTCCACCAGGAACTCGGCAAAGTCGGCGCTGTGTTCAGCCTGGACGTTGGCGATCAGTTGTTCCGGGGTGATGCCTTCCTTTTCCGCGCGCAACATGATGGCCGAACCGTGGGCGTCGTCGGCGCAGACATAAATGCATTGATTGCCGCGGTGCTTCTGGAAGCGCACCCACATATCGGTCTGGATGTATTCCAGCATGTGGCCAAGATGGATCGAACCATTGGCATAGGGCAGGGCGCTGGTGACGAGGATCTTGCGTGGCTCGGACATGGGGCTCGGCTACTTGATGAAACGGAGGTCGGCCACTATAAAGCGCTGGCGTATATTTTTCACCCTTCGGGCCTGTTTCCGAATGCATCGCCTCTGAAAAGAGTGGTGATGAGTTTGCTTGGTGCAGGTGGGCTTTTGTGGCGAGGGAGCTTGCTCCCGCTGGGTGGCGAAGCCGCCCCAACCCCTGTAACCCGGTTCCGACAGAAGGATCGCATCAACTTGATTACGACTGCTGCGCAGCCGAGCGGGAGCAAGCTCCCTCGCCACCAGGATGTGTTTGCCACAAATCATCGTGGGGCATGCCGTCTATGATGTAGAACGGTTAGGATACCCGCCTGATTTTTCAGTCTTGCTATCGGAGTTGCCCATGAGCGCCGTCAATCGCGCAGCGGTGGAAGCCGTCCTTCGCCAATACACCGACCCTTACCTGAACCTGGACCCGGTCAGCGCCGGGTGCGTTCGCAGCATCGACATTCAGGGTGATCGCGTCAGCGTCCAGTTGGAGCTGGGTTATGCCGCCGGCCTGTTCAAGAGTGGCTGGGCGCAGTTGCTGCAAATGGCCATTGAAGGGCTGGACGGCGTGACCATCGCTCGCGTCGAGATCACCAGTGTCATTGCCGCACACAAGGCTCAAGCGCAGATCCCGGGCCTGGCCAACGTCAAGAACGTGGTCGCCGTGGCGTCCGGCAAGGGCGGTGTGGGTAAATCGACGACCGCCGCCAACCTGGCCCTGGCCCTGGCCCGCGAAGGCGCCAAGGTCGGGATTCTCGACGCGGATATCTACGGTCCGAGCCAAGGCATCATGTTCGGCATCCCTGAAGGCACCCGGCCCCAGGTCAAGGATCAGAAGTGGTTCATTCCGATCGAGTCCCATGGTGTCGAAGTCATGTCCATGGCGTTCCTGACTGACGACAACACGCCGATGGTCTGGCGCGGACCGATGGTTTCCGGCGCCTTGTTGCAACTGGTCACTCAAACCGCCTGGGGCGACCTGGATTACCTGGTCATCGACATGCCGCCAGGCACCGGCGACATCCAGCTGACCCTGGCGCAGAAAGTCCCGGTAGCCGGCGCGGTGATCGTTACCACGCCGCAAGACCTGGCATTGCTGGACGCACGCAAGGGCGTGGAGATGTTCCGCAAGGTCAACATTCCGGTGCTGGGCGTAGTGGAAAACATGGCCGTGCACATCTGCTCCAACTGCGGGCATGCCGAGCATCTGTTCGGTGAGGGCGGTGGTGTGAAGCTGGCCAACCAGTACGGCGTCGAGCTGCTGGCTTCGTTGCCGCTGGCGATGGCCATCCGCGAACAGGCCGACGGCGGCAAGCCAACGGTGATCGCCGAGCCCGACAGCCCGATTGCAATGGTTTACCAGGAACTGGCCCGCCATGTCGGCGCGCGGATCGTGTTGCAGGAAGCGGTATCGCCCGCGATGCCCAATATCACCATCAGCGACGATTAATTCACTGAAGGAATGCAATCCCCTGTGGGAGCGAGCAAGCCCGCTCCCACATTTGTTTTGTGTCGGGATTTAGATCCGCAACCCGCCATCCAGCTCCAGAATCCGACCGCTGATGTAGTCGTTCTCGAAGATGTACGCCGCCGAATGGGCGATCTCTTCAGGCGTGCCCATGCGCTTGAGTGGAATCACTGACGTTATCTTCTCCAGCGCCTCAGGCTTCATGCTCAGCGTCATTTCGGTTTCGATAAAACCCGGTGCAATGCCTGCCACGCGAATACCGTAGCGTGCCAATTCCTTCGCCCAGGTCACGGTCATCGCAGCGACACCGGCTTTGGCGGCGGAGTAGTTGGTCTGGCCGGCGTTGCCCGCACGGGAGATCGACGAGATATTAATGATCGTGCCGCTGTTGTTCAGCTCGATCATTTTGGCCGCGACTTCACGGGTGCACAGGAACACCCCCGTCAGATTGACGTCAATGACCGACTGCCACTGGGCCAGGCTCATCTTGGTCATCTCGCCGTCCTTGACCTTGATGAGCAAGCCATCGCGCAGGATCCCGGCGTTGTTGATCAGGCCATGGATCGCACCGAAGTCTTCGGCCACCTGGGCGACCATATGCGTCACTTGCTCTTCATTGGCGACATTGCACAGATAAGCGCGAGCCTCGACGCCTTTGGCCTTGCAAGCGACGACGGTGTCGTCGAGCTTTTCCTGGTTCAGGTCCACCAGCGCCAGCTTCGCGCCTTTACCGGCGAAATACTCGGCCA of the Pseudomonas frederiksbergensis genome contains:
- the apbC gene encoding iron-sulfur cluster carrier protein ApbC, translated to MSAVNRAAVEAVLRQYTDPYLNLDPVSAGCVRSIDIQGDRVSVQLELGYAAGLFKSGWAQLLQMAIEGLDGVTIARVEITSVIAAHKAQAQIPGLANVKNVVAVASGKGGVGKSTTAANLALALAREGAKVGILDADIYGPSQGIMFGIPEGTRPQVKDQKWFIPIESHGVEVMSMAFLTDDNTPMVWRGPMVSGALLQLVTQTAWGDLDYLVIDMPPGTGDIQLTLAQKVPVAGAVIVTTPQDLALLDARKGVEMFRKVNIPVLGVVENMAVHICSNCGHAEHLFGEGGGVKLANQYGVELLASLPLAMAIREQADGGKPTVIAEPDSPIAMVYQELARHVGARIVLQEAVSPAMPNITISDD
- a CDS encoding RnfABCDGE type electron transport complex subunit D: MPPLESVDERLQQAMKLVLLATVPGLLVFFWLYGWGVLINLVLTGVTALAVEAAVLRLRKQALKPTLSDGSALVSATLLALALPPYCPWWLTVFAAACAMVFGKHLYGGVGKNPFNPAMLGFALVLVTFPQQMTLWPSSHGLDLIGGLQQVFGFSLSQAPDAWVQATALDSLRINKSLTMDELFTANPAFGHFGGRGMEWVNLAFLAGGAFLLQRRVFSWHAPVGMLASLFIISLLCWNGSGSDSHGSPLFHLLTGASMLGAFFIVTEPVSGAKSPSARLLFGVGVGLLTYLIRTWGGYPDGVAFAVLLMNLCVPALERFAASRLERGAP
- a CDS encoding SDR family oxidoreductase, yielding MQLTDKVIIITGGCQGLGRSMAEYFAGKGAKLALVDLNQEKLDDTVVACKAKGVEARAYLCNVANEEQVTHMVAQVAEDFGAIHGLINNAGILRDGLLIKVKDGEMTKMSLAQWQSVIDVNLTGVFLCTREVAAKMIELNNSGTIINISSISRAGNAGQTNYSAAKAGVAAMTVTWAKELARYGIRVAGIAPGFIETEMTLSMKPEALEKITSVIPLKRMGTPEEIAHSAAYIFENDYISGRILELDGGLRI
- a CDS encoding electron transport complex protein RnfA, producing MTELLLTLISTALINNLVLHWPLGVDPLLGNEHRQVHALGLATTCLMLIVGTLGYVAYRWLLVPLELTSLRLFVFLPLSVLLIGPLLKVLSRSLPKFAFNGLWPLLLGNAGVLGLTLLNAQDDKGFFHAVALSLGAGLGFWLVLSLFSDLRQRTLENDIPLPFRGLPIDLIGAGLIAVAFLGFSGLIKT
- the rsxB gene encoding electron transport complex subunit RsxB, whose translation is MSLIQRIDALLPQTQCGKCGHPGCKPYAEGIANGEPINKCPPGGSETIAALAELLKVPVLELDVSRGSAPAQIAYIREAECIGCTKCIQACPVDAIVGAAKLMHTVIIDECTGCDLCVAPCPVDCIEMRPLPLDTVLPVVGGLAFSLEEQRARTAKRNHARQRFEQRNARLHREEEQKIAERQARAQRAAQHSEVATLDPVQAALERVRVQKAANADAALKKAKIDLAMSRAQLNKSLKAFGHPPTFEQQSQLIVLQQQFEAAEQALAKLESAAPPAAAPVVPAKNAQLNRAKIQLAMRRTELKKAQASKAPAEQIEALELAVNEAERQVDAYAAP
- the metG gene encoding methionine--tRNA ligase, producing the protein MSEPRKILVTSALPYANGSIHLGHMLEYIQTDMWVRFQKHRGNQCIYVCADDAHGSAIMLRAEKEGITPEQLIANVQAEHSADFAEFLVDFDNFHSTHAEENRELSSQIYLKLRDAGHIATRSITQYFDPEKKMFLADRFIKGTCPKCGTEDQYGDNCEKCGATYAPTDLKDPKSAISGATPVLKDSQHFFFKLPDFQEMLQAWTRSGTLQEAVANKIAEWLDAGLQQWDISRDAPYFGFEIPDEPGKYFYVWLDAPIGYMASFKNLCDRTPELDFDAFWGKDSTAELYHFIGKDIVNFHALFWPAMLEGAGFRKPTGINVHGYLTVNGQKMSKSRGTFIKARTYLDHLSPEYLRYYYAAKLSRGVDDLDLNLEDFVQKVNSDLVGKVVNIASRCAGFIHKGNAGVLVAGNAAPELTEAFLAAAPSIAEAYEARDFARAMREIMGLADRANAWIADKAPWSLNKQEGKQDEVQAICALGVNLFRQLVIFLKPVLPLLAADAEAFLNVAPLTWDDHATLLSNHQLNEFKPLMTRIDPVKVQAMSDASKEDLTASATDTGDAAPAGNGELAKDPLSPEIEFDTFAAIDLRVALILKAEHVEGADKLLRLTLDIGDEQRNVFSGIKSAYPDPSKLNGRLTMMIANLKPRKMKFGISEGMVMAAGPGGEEIYLLSPDSGAKPGQRIK